A genomic region of Gossypium hirsutum isolate 1008001.06 chromosome D01, Gossypium_hirsutum_v2.1, whole genome shotgun sequence contains the following coding sequences:
- the LOC107921271 gene encoding probable F-box protein At5g04010 — protein sequence MSETRSKNLPPWEALVMVAHYLDPQTLALASCVSKSWCQAMSLDVVWRPLCSSSFPSLSNLKISYPSVPYHRLYATGLAAFKRRHNPPSKPRLSIDNIVFTIQLSTKGVPIFTIAEVASKMNNNQVFKFDVGVKHGSFKGIKGLEEMKVTWNVVLKGWEAIFTMMDWQGKLSCRAVEGWFSEELPCAGCCSSEVGSGIVADLKVDMEVEKVSVGILRVVDWRYVSIEDGLRYLQHFLLPCQCDGM from the coding sequence ATGTCTGAGACAAGGTCCAAAAATCTACCACCATGGGAAGCCCTTGTCATGGTTGCTCACTACCTTGATCCTCAAACCTTAGCCCTTGCTTCATGTGTTTCCAAATCATGGTGTCAAGCTATGTCCCTAGATGTCGTTTGGCGGCCCCTTTGTTCTTCTAGTTTTCCTTCTTTGTCTAATCTCAAAATCTCTTATCCTTCCGTCCCATATCATCGCCTCTATGCTACTGGCCTCGCAGCCTTCAAACGGCGTCATAACCCCCCATCGAAACCACGCCTTTCCATAGACAACATTGTCTTCACCATTCAATTATCCACCAAGGGAGTCCCTATCTTCACCATAGCAGAAGTCGCAAGCAAAATGAATAACAACCAAGTGTTCAAGTTCGATGTTGGCGTAAAGCATGGCAGTTTTAAGGGGATTAAAGGTTTGGAAGAGATGAAAGTAACGTGGAACGTGGTGTTAAAAGGATGGGAAGCAATTTTTACAATGATGGATTGGCAAGGAAAGTTGAGTTGTAGGGCGGTGGAAGGGTGGTTCTCGGAGGAGCTTCCTTGCGCAGGGTGTTGCTCCAGCGAAGTGGGAAGTGGGATTGTTGCAGATTTGAAGGTGGACATGGAAGTGGAAAAAGTGAGCGTAGGGATATTAAGGGTTGTAGATTGGAGGTATGTGAGTATTGAAGATGGGCTTAGATATTTGCAGCATTTTCTTTTGCCTTGTCAATGTGATGGCATGTAG